A single genomic interval of Antechinus flavipes isolate AdamAnt ecotype Samford, QLD, Australia chromosome 1, AdamAnt_v2, whole genome shotgun sequence harbors:
- the UPB1 gene encoding beta-ureidopropionase isoform X3, with protein MASPEFSSLERSLEENLPPGDLSNVRRILFGNETRKLSLPPGALAAASQKDFELLAFAFEASEEQLRPPRLVRVGLVQNQIPLPPDAPVAEQVGALHRRIEEILEVAAQCGVNIICFQEAWTMPFAFCTREKLPWTEFAEPVPGGPTTRLCQKLAKAHNMVVVSPILERDEAHGDVLWNTAVVISNSGAVLGKTRKNHIPRVGDFNEATYYMEGTLGHPVFQTPFGRIAVNICYGRHHPLNWLMYSLNGAEIIFNPSATIGKLRDTDRSWMGHMETRRHGRVTRRHGDTDGSHGDTDGSPMVTRGQSVDQSVSTFSPEAGRT; from the exons ATGGCCAGCCCCGAGTTTTCCTCGCTAGAGCGGAGCCTGGAGGAGAACCTGCCCCCGGGCGACCTCAGCAACGTCCGGAGAATCCTGTTTGGGAACGAGACCAG GAAGCTCAGCCTGCCCCCTGGTGCCCTGGCCGCGGCCTCCCAGAAGGACTTTGAGCTTTTGGCCTTTGCCTTCGAGGCCTCGGAAGAGCAGCTGAGGCCCCCGAGGCTGGTCCGCGTGGGGCTCGTGCAGAATCAGATCCCTCTTCCTCCCGATGCCCCCGTGGCCGAGCAG GTGGGTGCCCTGCACAGACGCATCGAGGAGATCCTGGAGGTGGCCGCCCAGTGCGGGGTGAACATAATCTGCTTCCAGGAAGCATGGA CCATGCCCTTTGCTTTCTGCACGAGAGAGAAGCTTCCCTGGACGGAGTTTGCCGAGCCCGTGCCGGGCGGTCCCACCACCAGGCTCTGCCAGAAG CTGGCCAAGGCTCACAACATGGTGGTGGTGTCCCCCATCCTGGAGCGCGACGAGGCCCACGGGGACGTGCTGTGGAACACCGCGGTGGTCATTTCCAACTCCGGGGCCGTGTTGGGCAAGACCCGGAAGAATCACATCCCCCGGGTGGGAGACTTCAACGAG GCCACGTACTACATGGAAGGCACCTTGGGGCACCCCGTGTTCCAGACCCCCTTTGGGCGGATTGCTGTGAACATCTGCTATGGCCGCCACCACCCTCTCAACTGGCTCATGTACAGTCTGAACGGGGCCGAAATCATCTTTAACCCTTCGGCCACCATCGGGAAACTCAG AGACACGGACCGGTCATGGATGGGTCACATGGAGACACGGAGACACGGACGGGTCACACGGAGACACGGAGACACAGACGGGTCACACGGAGACACGGACGGGTCACCGATGGTCACTCGTGGTCAGTCAGTTGACCAGTCAGTCAGCACTTTCTCCCCGGAAGCTGGAAGGACCTGA
- the UPB1 gene encoding beta-ureidopropionase isoform X2 gives MASPEFSSLERSLEENLPPGDLSNVRRILFGNETRKLSLPPGALAAASQKDFELLAFAFEASEEQLRPPRLVRVGLVQNQIPLPPDAPVAEQVGALHRRIEEILEVAAQCGVNIICFQEAWTMPFAFCTREKLPWTEFAEPVPGGPTTRLCQKLAKAHNMVVVSPILERDEAHGDVLWNTAVVISNSGAVLGKTRKNHIPRVGDFNEATYYMEGTLGHPVFQTPFGRIAVNICYGRHHPLNWLMYSLNGAEIIFNPSATIGKLREEDGSPAPTCHSACLRGRLSCHRDTWEDEPAARGCPQSWGRGETGPAPGPPESASSPPPLGGSVEQGPRGGEAGLS, from the exons ATGGCCAGCCCCGAGTTTTCCTCGCTAGAGCGGAGCCTGGAGGAGAACCTGCCCCCGGGCGACCTCAGCAACGTCCGGAGAATCCTGTTTGGGAACGAGACCAG GAAGCTCAGCCTGCCCCCTGGTGCCCTGGCCGCGGCCTCCCAGAAGGACTTTGAGCTTTTGGCCTTTGCCTTCGAGGCCTCGGAAGAGCAGCTGAGGCCCCCGAGGCTGGTCCGCGTGGGGCTCGTGCAGAATCAGATCCCTCTTCCTCCCGATGCCCCCGTGGCCGAGCAG GTGGGTGCCCTGCACAGACGCATCGAGGAGATCCTGGAGGTGGCCGCCCAGTGCGGGGTGAACATAATCTGCTTCCAGGAAGCATGGA CCATGCCCTTTGCTTTCTGCACGAGAGAGAAGCTTCCCTGGACGGAGTTTGCCGAGCCCGTGCCGGGCGGTCCCACCACCAGGCTCTGCCAGAAG CTGGCCAAGGCTCACAACATGGTGGTGGTGTCCCCCATCCTGGAGCGCGACGAGGCCCACGGGGACGTGCTGTGGAACACCGCGGTGGTCATTTCCAACTCCGGGGCCGTGTTGGGCAAGACCCGGAAGAATCACATCCCCCGGGTGGGAGACTTCAACGAG GCCACGTACTACATGGAAGGCACCTTGGGGCACCCCGTGTTCCAGACCCCCTTTGGGCGGATTGCTGTGAACATCTGCTATGGCCGCCACCACCCTCTCAACTGGCTCATGTACAGTCTGAACGGGGCCGAAATCATCTTTAACCCTTCGGCCACCATCGGGAAACTCAG GGAGGAAGATGGCAGCCCTGCCCCCACCTGTCACTCAGCCTGCCTGCGGGGGCGGCTCAGCTGCCACCGAGATACCTGGGAAGACGAGCCGGCAGCTCGGGGCTGTCCtcagagctgggggaggggggagacaggCCCCGCCCCCGGGCCCCCGGAATCCGCCTCCTCCCCCCCGCCTCTTGGGGGCAGCGTTGAGCAGGGGCCTCGAGGGGGTGAGGCTGGGCTGTCATAG